Proteins encoded by one window of Pecten maximus chromosome 15, xPecMax1.1, whole genome shotgun sequence:
- the LOC117343324 gene encoding nose resistant to fluoxetine protein 6-like: protein MNTNGNAVPEKYVLNTESGNTTLNITHVNNVEQSNNGSNGGMSTNHELPTPQSGKEKLTKRKESIFIKIIKAFALQMNIPTILSGKTPPNAVTCINGIRFISVTWVVLCHSFSHGLTRHADKVWPIVNAQDLLKLPERFTFQAIISGGSPVDTFLLLRILRLTPVYMLVLLIYATLTIHMANGPLMPVELESMQYCKDNWWTNLLYINNLVKADEQKSNCLARPAPPK, encoded by the exons ATGAACACAAATGGAAATGCTGTTCCCGAAAAATATGTATTGAACACGGAATCCGGGAATACAACACTTAACATAACACATGTTAACAATGTTGAACAATCGAATAATGGTTCAAACGGCGGAATGAGCACAAACCATGAGTTACCAACCCCTCAGTCTGGTAAAGAAAAATTAACCAAGAGGAAAGAGA GTATATTTATCAAGATCATTAAGGCTTTTGCCCTACAAATGAACATTCCGACGATATTGAGTGGGAAGACTCCTCCCAACGCTGTGACCTGTATCAATGGAATACGATTCATATCTGTTACGTGGGTAGTGCTTTGTCACAGTTTTTCTCACGGCTTGACTCGTCATGCTGATAAAGTATGGCCAATAG TTAACGCCCAGGATCTGTTAAAATTGCCCGAGAGATTTACGTTCCAAGCGATAATTTCGGGCGGTTCGCCAGTGGACACATTCTTGCTGTTAAG GATATTGAG ACTGACACCGGTATACATGCTAGTGCTTCTCATATACGCAACTCTGACTATACACATGGCAAACGGGCCTCTTATGCCTGTTGAACTGGAATCCATGCAATACTGCAAGGATAATTGGTGGACCAATCTCTTATACATCAACAACTTGGTCAAGGCAGATGAACAG AAATCTAACTGTCTTGCCAGGCCAGCGCCACCTAAGTAA
- the LOC117343972 gene encoding O-acyltransferase like protein-like: MLGSMGIAAWKQYIYNGTLLSRLAADDGYFRYVYIAPWCRISPFMIGLVLGVFLRKRQRKPFKKMIGLAGWTIATLVGLTLKYSKYSMHREGGEPWTRLQNALYESLDRPFWALCVAWVIIACHNHMGG; the protein is encoded by the exons ATGCTGGGAAGTATGGGTATTGCAGCTtggaaacaatatatatacaacggAACCCTGTTATC GAGGCTTGCGGCCGACGATGGCTACTTCAGATATGTCTACATAGCTCCGTGGTGTCGCATTAGTCCATTTATGATCGGACTGGTGTTGGGGGTTTTCTTAAGAAAACGTCAAAGAAAACCATTTAAGAAG ATGATTGGACTTGCGGGATGGACAATCGCTACTCTAGTTGGTCTGACATTAAAATACTCAAAATACTCCATGCACAGGGAGGGTGGAGAACCGTGGACTAGACTACAGAACGCCTTATATGAGTCTTTAGACCGCCCCTTTTGGGCGTTGTGTGTTGCCTGGGTCATCATAGCCTGCCACAATCATATGGGCGGTTAG